The Periplaneta americana isolate PAMFEO1 chromosome 2, P.americana_PAMFEO1_priV1, whole genome shotgun sequence genome has a window encoding:
- the Sf3b6 gene encoding splicing factor 3B subunit 6 has protein sequence MAMMQRRTNVRLPPEVNRILYIRNLPYKITAEEMYDIFGKYGAIRQIRVGNTPETRGTAFVVYEDIFDAKNACDHLSGFNVCNRYLVVLYYQSNKAFKRIDIDKKKEEIDKMKTKYGLNAEDKK, from the exons atggCAATGATGCAACGTagaacaaat gtaagacTTCCTCCTGAAGTAAACAGAATTTTATACATTCGAAATCTACCTTATAAGATCACTGCAGAAGAAATGTATGATATATTTGGAAAATATGGAGCAATAAGGCAGATAAGAGT AGGCAACACTCCAGAAACACGAGGGACAGCGTTTGTTGTGTACGAAGATATTTTTGATGCGAAGAATGCATGTGATCACTTGTCAGGTTTCAATGTTTGCAATCGGTACCTTGTTGTTTTGTACTATCAG TCTAACAAGGCATTCAAGAGAATTGATatcgataaaaagaaggaagaaatagacAAGATGAAAACGAAGTATGGACTCAACGCAGAAGACAAGAAGTGA